From the Bacteroidota bacterium genome, one window contains:
- the lon gene encoding endopeptidase La, producing the protein MENIRLADASFVDSDFPMLTEAEEKSMLAEQVPEYLGILPLKNTVLYPGVVIPITVGRDKSIALVKEAYATKDRVVGVIAQRNMHIEDPEPTDMHRFGTMARILKLIRMPDGSITIVIQGRARFEVVEFVQEDPYFKARVNKLQEEYPTKKEAQALMRSLKRQAQQIIEISPNIPTEAQVVLQNISGLTFLVYFIVSNLNLEVTEKQQVLEMNSLLEKGQQVLGFMGKELAILELSEQIHSKVRTDLDKQQREYFLRQQIKAIHDELGEGGSEGDIETLRKRASEKVWPKRVQEVFDKEISKLARMNPMQPDHGVVLNYLDWMLDMPWQKYSEDVFDFPRTREILENDHYGLEKVKERIVEFLAVLKLKADKKAPILCFYGPPGVGKTSLGKSIASSLGREFVRISLGGLRDEAEIRGHRRTYIGAMPGRIIQGLKKAKTSNPVFMLDEIDKVGNDFRGDPSSALLEVLDPEQNDSFQDHFLEVEYDLSQVMFIATANSLATIHPALRDRMEIIEINGYSIEEKMEIAKRHLIPRARKDHGLKASQLKIADTALRRIIEGHTRESGVRNLAQKIASVCRATAKKIVVDALPSVSVKPNDIESYLGVSHLENDTYQKITSPGFSIGLAWTPTGGDILFIETSLSRGNGQLTTTGQLGDVMKESAILAHKYLKAHSKQLGIEHELFNHWDLHIHFPAGGTPKDGPSAGISIMSAIASAYTQRKVAQKLAMTGEITLRGKVLPVGGIKEKVLAAKRAGIKTLLLCKVNKKDVEEINQDYIQDLNIIYVERMDEVLEHALEKTRVPDALDLMEPVREARKRKQHRDDAELGLMVRH; encoded by the coding sequence ATGGAAAATATACGACTCGCAGACGCATCCTTTGTCGACAGTGACTTCCCCATGCTCACCGAAGCCGAGGAAAAAAGCATGTTGGCCGAGCAGGTGCCTGAATATCTGGGGATTTTGCCCTTGAAAAACACCGTCCTCTACCCTGGCGTTGTCATTCCGATTACCGTTGGAAGAGACAAATCGATTGCCTTGGTAAAGGAGGCCTATGCGACCAAGGACCGTGTTGTGGGTGTAATTGCCCAACGCAACATGCATATCGAGGATCCGGAGCCGACGGACATGCATCGTTTTGGAACGATGGCGCGCATTCTCAAACTCATTCGCATGCCGGATGGAAGCATAACCATCGTGATTCAAGGCCGAGCACGGTTCGAAGTGGTCGAGTTTGTGCAGGAGGACCCTTATTTCAAGGCACGGGTCAACAAGCTGCAAGAAGAATATCCGACCAAAAAGGAAGCGCAGGCTTTGATGCGTAGCCTCAAGCGGCAGGCCCAGCAGATTATTGAGATCAGTCCCAATATTCCGACCGAGGCCCAAGTGGTCTTGCAAAACATTTCAGGTCTCACTTTCCTCGTTTATTTCATCGTCTCCAACCTGAATCTCGAAGTTACCGAGAAGCAGCAGGTGCTGGAAATGAACTCCTTGCTCGAAAAGGGCCAACAAGTTCTCGGATTCATGGGCAAGGAATTGGCCATTCTGGAACTGAGCGAACAAATTCATAGCAAGGTTCGAACCGATCTCGATAAGCAACAACGCGAATACTTCCTCCGGCAGCAGATCAAGGCCATTCACGACGAATTGGGTGAAGGCGGCTCCGAAGGCGATATCGAAACGCTGCGCAAGCGCGCTTCTGAAAAAGTTTGGCCCAAGCGCGTGCAAGAAGTCTTTGACAAGGAGATTTCCAAGCTCGCACGCATGAATCCCATGCAGCCCGATCATGGTGTCGTGCTGAATTATTTGGACTGGATGCTGGACATGCCTTGGCAAAAATATTCCGAGGATGTTTTTGACTTCCCGCGCACACGGGAGATTCTGGAAAATGACCATTACGGGCTGGAAAAAGTCAAGGAACGTATTGTCGAATTCCTCGCGGTTTTGAAGCTCAAAGCCGACAAAAAAGCCCCGATCCTTTGTTTTTACGGCCCTCCCGGGGTTGGAAAAACCTCGTTGGGCAAGTCGATTGCGAGTTCGTTGGGCCGCGAATTTGTGCGTATTTCGCTCGGCGGATTGCGTGACGAGGCGGAGATTCGTGGCCACCGCCGCACGTACATCGGCGCGATGCCCGGTCGCATTATCCAAGGTCTCAAGAAAGCGAAAACCAGCAATCCGGTTTTTATGCTCGACGAGATTGACAAAGTGGGAAATGACTTTCGCGGCGATCCGTCTTCTGCTTTGCTGGAAGTGCTTGATCCAGAACAGAATGATTCGTTTCAAGACCATTTTCTGGAAGTGGAATACGACCTCTCGCAGGTGATGTTCATTGCCACGGCAAATTCCTTGGCTACGATCCACCCCGCATTGCGCGACCGCATGGAGATCATCGAGATCAATGGCTATTCGATCGAGGAGAAGATGGAAATTGCCAAGCGGCACTTGATTCCCCGGGCAAGAAAGGACCATGGATTGAAGGCAAGTCAGCTCAAAATTGCTGATACAGCCTTGCGCCGCATCATCGAAGGCCATACCCGCGAATCAGGCGTACGCAACCTCGCCCAAAAAATCGCAAGCGTGTGTCGGGCCACCGCGAAAAAGATTGTCGTGGACGCATTGCCAAGCGTTTCTGTCAAACCCAACGACATCGAATCCTACCTGGGCGTGTCGCATTTGGAGAATGACACGTATCAGAAGATCACTTCGCCGGGCTTTTCCATCGGATTGGCTTGGACCCCCACGGGCGGTGACATCCTTTTTATAGAAACCTCGCTGAGTCGCGGCAATGGCCAATTGACGACGACCGGACAGCTTGGAGATGTCATGAAGGAGTCCGCCATTTTGGCACATAAGTATCTGAAAGCCCATAGCAAGCAACTCGGGATTGAGCACGAATTGTTCAACCATTGGGATTTGCATATCCACTTTCCGGCTGGCGGAACGCCCAAGGATGGTCCTTCGGCAGGTATTTCCATCATGTCGGCCATCGCAAGTGCCTACACCCAACGCAAAGTCGCCCAAAAATTGGCGATGACCGGTGAAATCACGTTGCGCGGAAAGGTCCTGCCGGTAGGAGGCATCAAGGAAAAGGTGCTCGCAGCCAAACGCGCCGGCATCAAAACGCTTTTGCTCTGCAAGGTCAATAAAAAGGATGTCGAGGAGATCAATCAGGATTATATCCAGGATCTCAACATCATCTATGTCGAGCGGATGGACGAGGTTTTGGAACATGCCTTGGAAAAGACCCGTGTCCCTGACGCGTTGGACTTGATGGAGCCCGTGCGCGAGGCGCGCAAGCGCAAACAGCACCGCGACGATGCCGAATTGGGGTTGATGGTCAGGCATTGA
- a CDS encoding DUF3536 domain-containing protein encodes MKYICIHGHFYQPPRENAWLEQIEVQESARPWHDWNERITDECYGPNAVSRILNEKGRIVDIRNNYAKMSFNFGPTLLSWMEQKRPDIYQAILDADKQSQKHFGGHGSAMAQVYNHMIMPLANRRDKETQVNWGLQDFERRFGRPAKGMWLAETAVDTETLEVLAEQGIEFTVLAPRQGKHFRKIGTKTWTLGIETQRPYLCRLPSGKTIYLFFYDGDRSQMVAFGGILQDGKRFAESLLNGFDPDLKDPQLVHIATDGETFGHHHRNGDMALAFAMNYIETHSKVKLTNYAQFLSLAEVEYEVEIVENSSWSCEHGVERWRSNCGCNTGGQAGWTQEWRKPLREALDWLRNQFAAIYEVEMAHYHPNCWALRNEYVKVPLKRSIQRAKAFLRAYVPGEHSAKAKTHILGLLEMQRQSLYMFTSCGWFFDEISGIEPVQILQYANRGIQLAEFYFGVDLETEFLRQLEAAPSNMPQFANAREVYAQYVSPARLNLTQVGMHYALRSIFSEDGEKQEVLNYECESEEFERYNAGTQRLALGVTRVRSKVTLYEETFSFVVLYLGQHHVIGHTFGEWATEQYREFAAHLKKAFDRSNLSAVIELLHTIPNQRTFAFFDMFKDEQFNLLNAILKEELTQASISYQKINNRNYNLMNVMRDSGLEVPEILRRNLEQVLNSDLEALFEDSDRRISIRKLKNRVQELEKWNIQIDVEKFRYKAGHRLRRLAESIPSRTNREEALVNIRQVLEVIRPIGIEPDLSKLQEIVFKRIRGLKTNELDGPFHKSLAQLGEIIQMDVQSILVKERV; translated from the coding sequence ATGAAATACATCTGCATCCACGGCCATTTTTATCAGCCGCCCCGCGAAAATGCCTGGCTAGAGCAGATTGAGGTACAGGAATCCGCCCGGCCTTGGCATGACTGGAATGAGCGTATTACCGACGAATGTTACGGTCCCAACGCGGTTTCCCGCATTCTGAATGAAAAAGGGCGCATCGTCGACATCCGGAACAACTACGCCAAGATGAGCTTCAATTTCGGGCCAACCTTGCTGAGCTGGATGGAGCAAAAGCGGCCGGACATTTATCAAGCGATATTGGACGCCGACAAACAAAGTCAGAAGCATTTTGGTGGCCACGGTTCGGCGATGGCGCAGGTTTACAACCACATGATCATGCCCCTCGCCAACCGCCGCGACAAGGAAACGCAGGTGAATTGGGGCTTGCAAGACTTCGAAAGACGCTTTGGAAGGCCCGCCAAAGGCATGTGGCTCGCAGAAACCGCAGTGGATACAGAAACCTTGGAAGTGCTTGCTGAACAGGGGATTGAATTCACCGTTTTGGCACCGAGACAGGGCAAACATTTCCGCAAAATCGGAACCAAAACCTGGACACTGGGTATTGAAACGCAGCGTCCCTACCTGTGTCGCCTACCTTCTGGAAAGACCATTTACTTGTTTTTCTACGATGGCGACCGTTCCCAAATGGTGGCTTTTGGCGGCATTTTGCAGGATGGAAAACGCTTTGCTGAGAGCCTTTTGAATGGGTTTGACCCGGATTTGAAAGACCCGCAACTCGTGCATATTGCGACCGATGGCGAAACTTTTGGTCATCATCACCGCAACGGCGACATGGCATTGGCCTTTGCGATGAACTATATTGAAACGCATTCGAAGGTCAAACTCACCAATTATGCCCAATTCCTGAGCCTCGCGGAAGTCGAATATGAGGTCGAAATCGTCGAAAACAGTTCGTGGAGTTGCGAGCACGGCGTCGAGCGTTGGCGCAGCAATTGCGGTTGCAATACCGGCGGTCAGGCGGGTTGGACGCAGGAATGGCGGAAGCCGCTGCGCGAGGCTTTGGATTGGCTCCGCAATCAGTTTGCCGCGATTTACGAAGTCGAAATGGCGCATTACCATCCCAACTGCTGGGCCTTGCGCAATGAATATGTCAAAGTTCCTTTGAAACGCAGTATTCAGCGGGCGAAGGCCTTTTTGCGCGCCTACGTGCCGGGCGAACACTCGGCAAAAGCCAAAACGCATATTCTGGGACTGCTTGAAATGCAACGGCAATCCCTGTACATGTTCACGAGTTGCGGCTGGTTTTTTGACGAAATCTCAGGCATCGAACCGGTCCAAATTCTGCAATATGCCAACCGCGGGATTCAATTGGCTGAATTCTACTTTGGTGTGGATCTCGAAACCGAATTTTTGCGACAATTGGAGGCTGCCCCGAGCAACATGCCGCAATTTGCCAATGCCCGTGAAGTTTACGCGCAATACGTCTCCCCTGCCCGCTTGAATCTTACGCAAGTCGGGATGCACTATGCCTTGCGTTCGATTTTCAGTGAGGATGGCGAAAAGCAGGAGGTGCTCAACTACGAATGCGAAAGCGAGGAATTTGAACGCTACAATGCTGGTACACAGCGCCTCGCGCTCGGCGTTACACGCGTGCGCTCGAAGGTGACGTTGTACGAGGAAACGTTCAGCTTCGTGGTTTTGTACCTTGGGCAACACCATGTGATCGGGCATACCTTCGGAGAATGGGCCACGGAACAATACCGCGAATTTGCAGCACATCTCAAAAAGGCATTCGATCGCAGCAACCTCAGCGCCGTCATCGAATTGCTGCATACCATCCCCAATCAGCGCACGTTTGCCTTTTTTGACATGTTCAAAGACGAGCAATTCAACCTGCTGAATGCGATTTTGAAGGAAGAATTGACGCAGGCGAGCATTTCTTACCAGAAAATCAACAACCGCAATTACAACCTGATGAATGTGATGCGCGATTCGGGGCTTGAAGTTCCGGAAATCCTGCGTCGCAATTTGGAGCAGGTGTTGAACAGCGACTTGGAAGCACTTTTTGAGGACTCGGATCGCCGCATTTCCATTCGCAAACTCAAAAACCGCGTTCAGGAACTGGAAAAATGGAATATTCAGATCGATGTTGAGAAATTCCGGTACAAGGCAGGGCACCGTTTGCGCAGATTGGCAGAGAGCATTCCTTCCCGCACCAACCGCGAAGAGGCGCTCGTCAACATTCGGCAGGTGCTCGAAGTGATTCGCCCGATCGGCATCGAACCCGACCTTTCCAAATTGCAAGAGATTGTGTTCAAACGCATCCGTGGGCTGAAAACCAACGAATTGGATGGACCATTTCATAAATCACTCGCCCAACTCGGTGAGATCATCCAAATGGATGTTCAAAGCATTTTGGTGAAGGAGCGGGTTTAG
- the glgB gene encoding 1,4-alpha-glucan branching protein GlgB — protein sequence MTDSNRPNVLAHSLFSDEDIALFRTGKHYDLHLKLGSHLIEVDGQKGVQFAVWAPNAERVTVIGNFNFWLAHEHPLYPRWDGSGIWEGFIPGIGNGEAYKYHILSKVDGQQHEKADPFAYYWEIPPRTASVVWDIQHEWNDQHWMQTRSQANALNRPFSVYEVHLASWKRKVEEGMRSLTYAELAAELVPYVKEMGFTHVEFMPVMEHPFGGSWGYQGLGYFAPTSRFGTPQDYMHLVEAFHNEGIGVILDWVPSHFPGDAHGLYRFDGTALYEHEDPRKGFHPDWKSYIFNYGRNEVRSFLISSAIFWLGNYHADGIRVDAVASMLYLDYSRNAGEWIPNQYGGRENLEAVSLLRELNEAVYARFPDIQMIAEESTSWPLVSRPTFLGGLGFGMKWMMGWMNDTLEYFKHDPIYRKYHQNELTQSLTYAFTENFMLPLSHDEVVHGKGPLIGRMPGDEWQRFANLRLLYGWMYTHPGTKLLFMGSEIGQTSEWVADDSLHWDLLQHAPHQGVSRWVKALNTLYSSAPAMYERGFESEGMLWIDHADHENSVLAFIRRGLNEKDDLLVVINLTPRPHDKYRIGIHAAGEWNLALNSDDSKFFGSNYSILVSAKSKPIPSHGHPQSLELNLPPLGIIIYRRNA from the coding sequence ATGACTGATTCGAATCGCCCCAACGTCTTGGCGCATAGCCTCTTCAGTGACGAAGACATCGCGCTTTTCAGGACTGGAAAGCACTACGACCTTCATTTGAAGCTGGGCAGCCACTTGATCGAGGTCGATGGTCAAAAAGGCGTTCAATTTGCCGTTTGGGCACCGAATGCGGAACGGGTCACCGTCATCGGAAATTTCAATTTCTGGTTGGCACATGAGCATCCGCTGTATCCACGGTGGGATGGGTCTGGTATTTGGGAAGGATTTATTCCTGGAATCGGGAACGGCGAAGCCTACAAATACCACATTCTCAGCAAAGTAGATGGCCAACAACATGAAAAAGCCGATCCATTCGCCTACTACTGGGAAATTCCGCCAAGGACAGCGAGCGTGGTCTGGGACATTCAGCATGAATGGAACGACCAACATTGGATGCAAACCCGCAGTCAAGCCAATGCGCTGAACCGCCCGTTTTCGGTGTATGAGGTGCATTTGGCAAGTTGGAAACGCAAAGTCGAGGAAGGCATGCGCTCCTTGACCTACGCGGAATTGGCGGCGGAATTGGTGCCCTACGTCAAGGAAATGGGCTTCACGCACGTGGAATTCATGCCGGTGATGGAGCATCCGTTTGGCGGATCTTGGGGCTATCAGGGATTGGGCTATTTTGCGCCCACCTCACGATTTGGGACTCCGCAAGACTATATGCACTTGGTCGAAGCCTTTCACAATGAAGGGATTGGCGTGATTTTGGACTGGGTACCGAGCCATTTTCCGGGTGATGCCCATGGGCTTTACCGATTCGACGGCACAGCCTTGTACGAGCACGAGGACCCGCGCAAAGGTTTCCATCCCGACTGGAAAAGCTATATTTTCAATTACGGGCGGAATGAGGTGCGTTCGTTTTTGATCAGTTCGGCGATTTTTTGGTTGGGCAACTACCATGCCGACGGCATCCGCGTCGATGCGGTGGCTTCCATGCTTTACCTCGATTATTCCAGGAATGCCGGCGAATGGATTCCCAATCAATATGGCGGCCGCGAAAACCTGGAAGCCGTTTCGTTGCTGCGGGAATTGAACGAAGCTGTCTATGCCCGATTCCCTGACATTCAAATGATTGCAGAGGAAAGTACCTCTTGGCCGCTGGTTTCCCGTCCGACATTTCTCGGTGGATTGGGCTTTGGCATGAAATGGATGATGGGCTGGATGAATGACACCCTGGAATATTTCAAGCACGATCCGATTTACCGCAAATACCACCAAAACGAACTCACACAGAGCCTGACGTACGCCTTCACCGAAAATTTCATGTTGCCCCTCTCCCACGACGAGGTCGTTCATGGAAAAGGGCCGCTGATCGGGCGCATGCCGGGCGACGAATGGCAACGCTTCGCCAATCTGCGCCTGCTTTACGGCTGGATGTACACGCATCCCGGGACAAAATTGCTGTTCATGGGCTCCGAAATCGGCCAAACAAGCGAATGGGTGGCGGATGACAGCCTGCATTGGGATTTGCTGCAACACGCCCCGCACCAAGGTGTGAGCCGCTGGGTCAAAGCGCTCAACACCTTGTACAGCAGCGCACCTGCAATGTATGAACGCGGATTCGAGAGCGAAGGAATGTTGTGGATCGACCATGCCGACCATGAAAACAGCGTCTTGGCATTCATCAGGCGTGGGTTGAACGAAAAGGACGACCTGTTGGTAGTCATCAATCTCACGCCAAGACCCCACGACAAATACCGCATCGGTATTCATGCCGCTGGCGAATGGAACTTGGCTTTGAACAGTGACGATTCGAAGTTTTTTGGATCGAATTACAGCATTCTCGTGAGTGCCAAAAGCAAACCGATTCCATCCCACGGGCATCCGCAGTCGCTCGAACTCAATTTGCCGCCTTTGGGCATCATCATTTACCGTCGCAACGCATGA
- the secD gene encoding protein translocase subunit SecD, with protein MRNKNTIIALLVIFTGICLFNLFMTYRAFSMEAQLNAATPEQAEAMRREEGFKEDYDYAQRNAFSLGLDLQGGLFVTLEVGVEDILREYAGATGISDPDFEVALKAAIEEKITSQEDLVELFHKNLIAVYDKANRPKPVMQGSGESILLARYFASQARGINANDADEKVKAKLKGDTEAAIENTYTIIRSRIDQFGVSSPNLQLQAGTGRILLELPGVKDPDRVKKLLRNSAKLEFRETVAYNDALPTLNEVDRLVKRIMDREAGITPVAEVDTTANDSSATAATDDSTKTVAASGDTAKSSIDDLFNGKTDSATASSDSAGDSANATADASKDLEKFKKEHPFLALFDLTMQMQGDKPLIGVVSLGDTATMNKWLNHPEVRAIMPYYVKFLWEAKVDTDRGAEYKNKLGLIAIASNPEDKAKLEGNVVVDARQDYEPNSTNPMVSMNMNAEGGTIWQKITQDNLGKCVAIVLDNYVQTYPTIQSVISGGRSQITGNFTVDEAKDLANLLKAGALPVKAKILGDSQVGPTMGAENLNKGLISFVVAFFAVIAFMGFYYRGAGMVANIALIINLLYIFGVSAALGVVFTLPGLAAVVLTMGMAVDANVLVFERIREEMTHGKGHKAAVQAGFKNAFSTVMDSNITTFLTGLILFWFGIGPIAGFAVNLMIGIVTSLICALFITRIIVEYFGERLPNGLKFGTDFTINIFNHVKIKMTQRKKFFYGFSGVLTGLCILSVVVFGFRTGVEFDGGRQVKIEFASAVSTETIRGPLTAAFDNKAPLIREISGSNTMLITTSYKSDDPAGSQVVNDEILNVIKTAAPGSEPKIIESVVVGPAVASDIKKSAVLSVGFSLLAIFLYILFRFRRYQYSIGALAALVHDVAVTMGFFSFFGHFDGILPFSLEIDQAFIAAILTVIGFSINDTVIVFDRIRENLAEMKSSSLSTIYNEAIDRTFSRTIITSGTVLLTILVMFFFGGDVIRGFMFALLIGIGVGTYSSIFVASPIAYDMIRAVEGENREKIKAPAPAPKL; from the coding sequence ATGAGAAATAAGAATACCATTATCGCATTGCTGGTGATTTTCACCGGGATATGCTTGTTCAACCTCTTCATGACCTATCGGGCGTTTAGCATGGAAGCGCAGCTGAATGCAGCAACCCCCGAGCAGGCAGAGGCCATGCGCCGCGAGGAAGGTTTCAAAGAGGACTATGACTATGCCCAACGCAACGCTTTCTCGCTCGGATTGGACCTTCAAGGTGGTCTTTTCGTGACTTTGGAAGTTGGTGTTGAGGACATCTTGCGTGAATATGCTGGTGCTACCGGCATTTCTGACCCTGACTTCGAAGTCGCACTCAAGGCGGCAATCGAAGAAAAGATCACAAGTCAAGAAGACCTTGTGGAATTGTTCCACAAGAACCTGATTGCCGTTTACGACAAAGCCAATCGCCCAAAGCCTGTCATGCAGGGTTCCGGCGAATCGATCCTTTTGGCACGTTACTTCGCAAGTCAGGCCCGTGGCATCAACGCCAATGACGCCGACGAAAAGGTAAAAGCCAAGTTGAAAGGCGATACCGAGGCTGCAATCGAAAACACGTATACGATCATCCGTAGCCGTATTGACCAATTTGGTGTGAGCTCACCCAACTTGCAATTGCAGGCAGGAACGGGCCGCATCTTGTTGGAACTTCCTGGTGTGAAAGATCCAGACCGTGTGAAGAAATTGCTGCGCAACTCTGCAAAGCTGGAATTCCGCGAGACGGTTGCTTACAATGATGCATTGCCAACGCTGAACGAAGTCGACCGTTTGGTCAAGCGTATCATGGACCGCGAAGCCGGCATTACACCTGTTGCAGAAGTTGACACTACCGCCAATGACAGCAGTGCAACTGCCGCCACCGACGACAGCACCAAAACCGTTGCAGCAAGTGGCGACACGGCAAAAAGCAGCATCGATGACCTGTTCAATGGCAAGACCGACTCCGCAACAGCATCTTCGGACTCTGCAGGTGATTCAGCCAATGCAACAGCCGATGCTTCCAAAGACTTGGAAAAATTCAAGAAGGAACACCCATTTTTGGCTTTGTTTGACTTGACCATGCAAATGCAAGGTGACAAGCCATTGATCGGTGTCGTTTCTTTGGGCGATACAGCTACGATGAACAAGTGGCTGAATCACCCTGAAGTTCGCGCCATCATGCCTTACTATGTGAAGTTCCTCTGGGAAGCCAAAGTCGATACCGACCGTGGCGCAGAGTACAAAAACAAATTGGGTTTGATCGCGATTGCCAGCAACCCAGAAGACAAGGCTAAGTTGGAAGGCAACGTAGTGGTAGACGCACGTCAAGACTACGAGCCAAATTCGACCAATCCGATGGTGTCCATGAACATGAACGCCGAAGGCGGTACCATCTGGCAAAAGATTACCCAAGACAACTTGGGCAAATGCGTGGCCATCGTGCTTGACAACTATGTTCAGACTTATCCAACGATCCAAAGCGTGATCAGCGGTGGTCGTTCACAAATCACGGGTAACTTCACCGTCGATGAAGCCAAAGACCTTGCAAACTTGCTCAAAGCAGGTGCGCTTCCTGTCAAGGCGAAAATCCTCGGTGACTCGCAAGTGGGTCCTACGATGGGTGCTGAAAACCTGAACAAAGGTTTGATCTCCTTTGTGGTTGCATTCTTCGCGGTGATTGCCTTCATGGGCTTCTACTACCGCGGCGCTGGTATGGTGGCCAACATCGCGTTGATCATCAACTTGCTGTACATCTTCGGTGTATCTGCTGCATTGGGTGTCGTCTTTACGCTGCCTGGCCTCGCGGCTGTGGTTTTGACCATGGGTATGGCGGTGGATGCTAACGTGCTTGTTTTCGAACGTATTCGTGAGGAAATGACGCATGGCAAAGGCCACAAGGCAGCTGTGCAAGCAGGTTTCAAGAATGCATTCAGCACTGTGATGGACTCCAACATCACCACTTTCCTCACCGGTTTGATCTTGTTCTGGTTCGGTATCGGCCCAATCGCTGGTTTCGCGGTGAACTTGATGATTGGTATCGTGACTTCCTTGATCTGCGCACTTTTCATTACACGTATCATTGTTGAGTACTTCGGTGAGCGTTTGCCAAATGGTCTGAAATTCGGTACTGATTTTACGATCAATATCTTCAACCACGTGAAGATCAAGATGACACAACGGAAGAAGTTCTTCTATGGTTTCTCCGGGGTCTTGACGGGTCTTTGCATCTTGAGCGTTGTCGTTTTCGGCTTCCGCACCGGTGTCGAATTTGACGGTGGCCGTCAGGTCAAAATTGAATTCGCATCCGCAGTGAGCACAGAAACGATCCGTGGTCCATTGACAGCTGCGTTTGACAACAAAGCTCCGCTGATTCGTGAAATCTCCGGTTCCAATACGATGTTGATCACGACCAGCTACAAAAGCGATGATCCTGCTGGCTCACAAGTGGTCAATGATGAAATCTTGAATGTCATCAAAACCGCTGCTCCTGGTTCAGAGCCTAAGATCATCGAAAGCGTGGTCGTCGGTCCTGCTGTGGCTAGCGATATCAAGAAAAGTGCAGTTTTGTCAGTTGGTTTCTCCCTCTTGGCGATCTTCCTCTACATCTTGTTCCGTTTCCGCAGGTATCAATACTCCATCGGTGCATTGGCAGCCTTGGTGCATGACGTGGCAGTGACCATGGGCTTCTTCTCCTTCTTCGGACACTTTGATGGCATCCTGCCTTTCTCCTTGGAGATTGATCAGGCCTTCATCGCGGCGATCTTGACGGTGATTGGTTTCTCAATCAACGACACCGTGATCGTGTTTGACCGTATCAGGGAAAACCTGGCGGAGATGAAGTCGTCTTCCTTGAGCACGATTTACAACGAAGCGATCGACCGTACCTTTAGCCGTACGATCATCACCTCCGGTACCGTGTTGCTCACGATCTTGGTGATGTTCTTCTTCGGTGGGGACGTGATCCGCGGGTTCATGTTTGCATTGTTGATCGGTATCGGTGTCGGTACCTATTCTTCGATCTTCGTGGCGAGCCCGATTGCTTATGACATGATCCGTGCAGTGGAAGGTGAGAACCGCGAGAAAATCAAAGCTCCGGCTCCTGCTCCAAAGCTGTAA